The following are from one region of the Amycolatopsis sp. QT-25 genome:
- a CDS encoding DUF5336 domain-containing protein, translating into MSYPSGGPGYPQQGGGQQPPQSHPGSGAFPQQQAPSQATPLNLALLALAVTVLGLVQFFIGFSDEADAAKEVSLFLLVSGLLAALHALPRGPKTLPFAALFSVLGAFGALDLIVGYPTVDGGEGRAEVSLPGILTVVLILGILQMLVAVAALLFEHEVIKLPAAKPQQQAPQAPYSQQFPQQGPQGPFGQQGQQGQQGPAATQVQQFPGAGQQGQQGEPSSPFSQPGGFQPPVTQPPGQQATTYAPQQGQFFQQPPSSSSESGQNPGTPPGGFGQQS; encoded by the coding sequence ATGTCCTATCCCAGCGGTGGGCCCGGCTACCCCCAGCAGGGTGGCGGCCAGCAACCCCCTCAGTCCCACCCCGGCTCGGGAGCCTTTCCCCAGCAGCAGGCGCCGTCACAGGCCACCCCGCTGAACCTGGCGCTGCTCGCGCTCGCCGTCACCGTCCTCGGCTTGGTGCAGTTCTTCATCGGTTTCTCCGACGAGGCCGACGCCGCCAAGGAGGTGTCGCTCTTCCTGCTGGTCAGCGGTCTGCTCGCGGCGCTGCACGCGTTGCCGCGCGGCCCGAAGACGCTGCCGTTCGCCGCGCTGTTCAGCGTCCTCGGCGCGTTCGGTGCGCTCGATCTGATCGTCGGCTACCCGACCGTCGACGGCGGGGAGGGCCGCGCGGAGGTCTCGCTCCCCGGCATCCTCACCGTGGTGCTGATCCTCGGCATCCTGCAGATGCTGGTCGCGGTCGCCGCGCTGCTGTTCGAGCACGAGGTCATCAAGCTGCCCGCCGCGAAGCCGCAGCAGCAGGCGCCGCAGGCCCCGTACAGCCAGCAGTTCCCGCAGCAGGGCCCGCAGGGTCCGTTCGGCCAGCAGGGTCAGCAGGGCCAGCAGGGCCCGGCCGCCACCCAGGTCCAGCAGTTCCCCGGCGCGGGCCAGCAGGGACAGCAGGGCGAGCCGTCCAGTCCGTTTTCGCAGCCGGGCGGGTTCCAGCCGCCGGTCACGCAGCCGCCGGGTCAGCAGGCCACGACGTACGCGCCGCAGCAGGGCCAGTTCTTCCAGCAGCCGCCGTCCTCCTCGTCGGAGTCGGGACAGAACCCGGGCACCCCGCCCGGTGGTTTCGGCCAGCAGAGCTGA
- a CDS encoding DUF6350 family protein — protein sequence MVRIMKLLTRDGRPSGEEPVSDLVPEPEVSRAKRVRVLLAVIFVPLVSSYTAVAAVLAVVSFTADRSRFSAIGALLAAGPGWLASWQVELELGGHPLGVLPLLPTLVVGWLTARTAARAARRLGGRTPADAVPIVTVTAGAHALSGVFIALMAGGSPIMVNPLTAFCVPGLLAGLAAVAGVARICGLPAAVGDRFDPVAVHGLRAGALGLAALIACGAMVFTAATALSWSTVDSLFEPGFGVSFGMFVLSVAYLPNAVVAALSFTTGPGFSIGSLTVGMFGYQEGELPGVPLLAGIPSHQAVWWPALLLLPALVGALVGWRIRAIDEDPMLRMRAIAVAGAIVAFGCVVLGTLSGGRLGDGPFDPVSVPVGIASVIAFCWIVVPGGFVAFFAGPHEAPEPPGDPEDLAEVEEEAVESEDDEPEEEAEAGDETEEPAEDVDETPARPEPEPEPEQEIAVTESTDGSGDESAPGDDR from the coding sequence ATGGTGCGGATCATGAAGCTGCTCACCCGCGACGGACGCCCGTCGGGCGAAGAGCCGGTGAGCGACCTCGTCCCCGAGCCGGAGGTGTCCAGGGCGAAGCGGGTTCGTGTGTTGCTCGCCGTGATCTTCGTGCCTCTGGTTTCCTCCTATACCGCCGTCGCGGCCGTCCTCGCCGTGGTGTCGTTCACCGCCGACCGGTCGCGGTTCTCCGCCATCGGAGCGCTGCTTGCCGCCGGCCCGGGCTGGCTCGCTTCGTGGCAGGTGGAACTGGAACTCGGCGGTCATCCGCTCGGCGTGCTGCCGCTGCTGCCGACGCTCGTCGTCGGCTGGCTCACGGCGAGGACGGCCGCGCGCGCCGCCCGTCGCCTCGGCGGCCGGACCCCGGCGGACGCCGTCCCGATCGTGACGGTGACAGCCGGGGCGCACGCGCTGTCCGGCGTCTTCATCGCGCTGATGGCGGGGGGATCGCCGATCATGGTGAACCCGCTGACCGCCTTCTGCGTGCCGGGGCTCCTCGCCGGTCTCGCCGCCGTCGCGGGAGTCGCCAGGATCTGCGGGCTTCCGGCTGCGGTGGGGGACCGGTTCGACCCGGTCGCCGTTCACGGGCTGCGGGCGGGTGCGCTCGGCCTCGCCGCGTTGATCGCCTGTGGTGCGATGGTGTTCACCGCGGCCACCGCGCTTTCTTGGTCCACTGTGGACAGTCTGTTCGAGCCGGGTTTCGGCGTGAGCTTCGGCATGTTCGTGCTCTCCGTGGCCTACCTGCCGAACGCGGTCGTCGCCGCGCTGTCGTTCACCACGGGGCCGGGCTTCTCGATCGGCTCGCTGACCGTCGGCATGTTCGGCTACCAGGAAGGCGAGCTGCCCGGGGTGCCACTGCTGGCGGGGATCCCGTCGCACCAGGCGGTCTGGTGGCCGGCGTTGCTGCTCCTGCCCGCGCTGGTCGGCGCGCTGGTCGGCTGGCGGATCCGCGCGATCGACGAGGACCCGATGCTGCGGATGCGGGCGATCGCCGTCGCGGGCGCGATCGTCGCGTTCGGTTGTGTCGTCCTCGGGACGCTGTCCGGCGGAAGGCTCGGCGACGGGCCGTTCGACCCGGTCAGCGTGCCGGTCGGGATCGCGTCGGTGATCGCGTTCTGCTGGATCGTCGTCCCTGGCGGGTTCGTCGCGTTCTTCGCCGGACCGCACGAGGCTCCCGAACCGCCGGGTGACCCCGAGGACCTCGCCGAAGTCGAAGAAGAAGCCGTCGAGTCCGAAGACGACGAACCGGAAGAGGAAGCCGAAGCGGGCGACGAGACCGAAGAACCGGCGGAGGACGTCGACGAAACCCCGGCCCGACCCGAGCCGGAACCAGAGCCCGAGCAGGAGATCGCTGTGACCGAGTCCACCGACGGGTCCGGCGACGAAAGCGCCCCCGGCGACGACCGTTAG
- the purN gene encoding phosphoribosylglycinamide formyltransferase produces MDLPTPVKLVVLASGSGTLLQAVLDAAEKPNFPAKVVAVGADRAGIAALGRAERAGVPSFTVRMADHPDRAAWDKAITEAVAAYQPDLVVSAGFMKILGAEFLARFPGRVLNTHPALLPSFPGAHAVADALAMAVKVTGSTVHFVDAGVDTGPIIAQEPVIVEPDDDEDVLHERIKAVERRLLVETIEKLGRSGCAVEGRKVRFS; encoded by the coding sequence TTGGACCTGCCCACTCCGGTGAAGCTCGTCGTCCTCGCGTCCGGATCCGGCACGCTGCTGCAGGCCGTGCTCGACGCGGCCGAGAAACCGAACTTCCCGGCGAAGGTGGTCGCCGTCGGAGCGGACCGTGCCGGAATCGCGGCCCTCGGCCGGGCCGAACGCGCGGGCGTGCCTTCGTTCACCGTCCGGATGGCCGACCATCCGGACCGCGCGGCGTGGGACAAGGCGATCACCGAAGCCGTCGCCGCCTACCAGCCGGACCTGGTCGTCTCGGCGGGATTCATGAAGATCCTCGGCGCCGAATTCCTCGCGCGGTTCCCCGGCCGCGTACTCAACACGCATCCGGCGTTGCTGCCGTCGTTCCCCGGCGCGCACGCCGTGGCCGACGCGCTGGCGATGGCCGTCAAGGTCACCGGGTCGACGGTGCATTTCGTCGACGCCGGAGTCGACACCGGGCCGATCATCGCGCAGGAGCCGGTGATCGTGGAGCCCGACGACGACGAAGACGTCCTGCACGAGCGGATCAAGGCCGTGGAACGCAGGCTCCTGGTGGAAACGATCGAAAAGCTCGGCCGGAGCGGGTGCGCGGTCGAGGGACGAAAGGTGAGGTTTTCGTGA